Proteins encoded by one window of Marixanthomonas sp. SCSIO 43207:
- a CDS encoding GH3 auxin-responsive promoter family protein: MAVLGSIIKGAIDLRDNLVSEDSPVEAQHKVLKNLLEKAQNTAFGKYYGFKQILNSENIEKNFSETVPYHDYNSMTQNWWHRVHDGFEDITWPGKPQYFALSSGTTGKTSKRIPVTKAMIEAIRNTGIKQVGALANFDLPSDFFEREIMMLGSSTDLEKRDEFKEGEISGISASNIPFWFRGYYKPGEEIAKIADWDERVQTIAERANEWDIGALSGIPSWMELMMKKVIEHNDLNTIHDIWPNLQVYTSGGVAFQPYEKSFNKLLSHPITVIDTYLASEGFIAYQQRPETTAMKLVTDNGIYFEFVPFEPEYVNKDGSITQDAPVIPISEVKKDTDYVLIMSSVSGAWRYLIGDTIAFTDVEKAEIIITGRTKFFLNVVGSQLSVNKMEAALRTLEEKFDIELPEFTIAAVKIDNEFYHHWYLGTTSNVDEDTLALALDEALQEANKNYKVARGKALKGVKVTRIDPNVFHEWNAKNKKKGGQVKMEKVMDEEKFSDWQDFVKSIQQ, translated from the coding sequence ATGGCTGTCTTAGGCTCAATTATTAAAGGTGCAATTGATTTACGTGACAATTTGGTGAGTGAAGATTCACCGGTAGAAGCACAACATAAAGTATTAAAAAACTTACTCGAAAAAGCACAAAACACTGCTTTTGGAAAGTACTATGGGTTTAAACAAATATTAAATTCAGAAAATATAGAAAAAAACTTTTCAGAAACTGTTCCATATCATGATTATAACTCCATGACCCAAAATTGGTGGCATCGTGTTCATGATGGTTTTGAAGATATTACTTGGCCTGGAAAACCACAATATTTTGCTTTAAGTAGCGGTACAACCGGTAAGACTAGTAAACGCATTCCGGTTACCAAAGCAATGATTGAAGCCATACGCAATACCGGAATTAAACAAGTAGGTGCTTTGGCAAATTTTGATTTGCCTTCAGATTTTTTTGAAAGGGAAATAATGATGCTTGGAAGTTCAACCGATTTGGAAAAACGGGATGAATTTAAAGAAGGAGAAATAAGCGGTATTAGTGCTAGTAATATTCCTTTTTGGTTTAGAGGATACTATAAACCGGGTGAAGAGATTGCAAAAATAGCCGACTGGGATGAACGCGTACAAACTATAGCAGAACGCGCTAATGAATGGGATATAGGCGCTTTGAGCGGTATACCTTCTTGGATGGAATTAATGATGAAAAAAGTTATAGAACACAATGATTTAAATACCATTCACGATATTTGGCCAAATTTACAAGTGTATACAAGTGGAGGTGTAGCTTTTCAGCCCTATGAAAAAAGCTTTAATAAGTTATTGTCTCACCCTATCACTGTTATTGATACGTATTTAGCTTCAGAAGGATTTATTGCTTACCAACAAAGACCCGAAACTACTGCTATGAAATTGGTAACAGATAATGGTATTTATTTTGAATTTGTTCCTTTCGAACCTGAATACGTAAACAAAGATGGTTCAATAACACAAGATGCCCCTGTTATACCTATTTCTGAAGTAAAAAAAGATACCGATTATGTGTTGATTATGAGTTCTGTTTCAGGCGCTTGGCGCTATTTAATTGGCGACACTATCGCTTTTACCGATGTTGAAAAAGCAGAAATAATAATCACCGGAAGAACAAAGTTCTTTTTAAATGTAGTTGGCTCACAGCTTTCAGTAAATAAGATGGAAGCAGCTCTTCGCACACTAGAAGAAAAATTTGACATTGAATTACCAGAATTCACCATTGCTGCTGTAAAAATTGATAATGAATTTTATCATCATTGGTATTTAGGAACTACATCAAACGTTGATGAAGATACCTTAGCACTAGCACTTGATGAAGCATTGCAAGAAGCCAATAAAAACTATAAAGTTGCAAGAGGGAAAGCATTAAAAGGTGTAAAAGTAACACGGATTGACCCGAATGTTTTTCATGAATGGAATGCAAAAAACAAAAAGAAAGGTGGTCAAGTAAAAATGGAAAAAGTGATGGATGAAGAAAAGTTTAGCGATTGGCAGGATTTTGTTAAATCTATTCAGCAGTAA
- the rluF gene encoding 23S rRNA pseudouridine(2604) synthase RluF, with product MSHHPDSVRINKAISDSGYCSRRKADTLIEEGKVTINDTVATLGDRVMPEDIVKVNGKLITENENLVYIALNKPIGITCTTDKRVEGNVVDFINHKERIFHVGRLDKPSEGLLLMTNDGDIVNKILRAGNKHEKEYIVTVDRPVTNDFIKRMGNGIPILDTVTKKCEVEKISRFVFRIVLIQGLNRQIRRMCEFLGYEVTALKRIRIMNIELGDLPTGQWRDLTKKELKELKDSVEESKNVPQANRQHTSGKRRKR from the coding sequence ATGTCACACCATCCAGATTCAGTTCGAATAAACAAAGCAATAAGCGACAGTGGTTACTGTTCTAGACGAAAAGCCGATACGCTCATTGAAGAAGGAAAAGTCACCATTAATGACACCGTAGCTACTTTGGGAGACCGCGTAATGCCTGAAGATATTGTAAAAGTAAACGGAAAACTAATTACCGAAAATGAAAATCTAGTCTATATTGCTCTTAATAAACCTATAGGTATTACTTGTACAACAGATAAGCGCGTTGAAGGCAATGTAGTTGATTTTATAAACCATAAAGAACGTATTTTTCACGTAGGAAGACTTGACAAACCAAGTGAGGGATTGCTTTTAATGACCAATGACGGTGATATTGTAAATAAAATTTTGCGCGCCGGAAATAAACATGAAAAAGAATATATTGTAACGGTTGATAGACCTGTAACCAATGATTTTATAAAACGAATGGGAAATGGAATTCCTATTTTAGATACAGTTACCAAAAAATGTGAGGTTGAAAAAATAAGTCGTTTTGTTTTCAGGATTGTGCTTATTCAAGGATTAAATAGACAAATAAGACGCATGTGTGAATTTTTGGGCTATGAAGTAACAGCGCTCAAAAGAATAAGAATAATGAATATTGAATTGGGTGACTTACCCACAGGACAATGGCGAGATCTTACCAAAAAAGAATTAAAAGAATTGAAAGACTCTGTTGAAGAGTCTAAAAATGTACCTCAAGCCAATAGACAACATACTAGTGGAAAAAGGAGGAAACGATAA